Below is a window of Pseudomonadota bacterium DNA.
GTGACCGGCCTTTGGTCTTAAGCGGTCCGTCAAGCTTGGGTTGCCTTTTTCCTATAACGCTAAAGTCTTTTTCTTTATGAGGCATTATTTTACCTCCCTGTTTGATCCGGCAACTTTTTTTACTGCCTCAACTGTCTTGATATGGCCTGTACAACGGCAATAAGTTCCGGCTAAAGCCTCTTTGATATCGGTATCATCCGGATTGGGGTTTTCATCGAGAAGGGCTTTGGCGGACATTATAACACCAGGGGTGCAAAAGCCGCACTGCACAGCGCCGTTGTCGATAAAAGACTGCTGCAAAGGATGCAAACCTTCAGAGCTTGCCAGAGATTCAATAGTTGAAATGAAATGTCCCTCGCAGTCCATAGCCAGAGTGAGGCATGACAGAATAGCTTTGCCGTCCATTATTACAGTACAAACGCCGCATGCGCCTTGTTCACAAGCCCTTTTCGTCCCTGTCAGTCTCAAATCATCCCGCAGTACATCAAGTAAGGTACGCCATGGATTAACCGCAATTTCATGCATTTCACCATTTACATTAAGCGTTATTATACTTTTCAATGTTTTGTACCTCCTTTTCCCTGCATCAGTTTCAGTTCCGACAAAGCCTGTTTTACAAGCACCTCAACGATATGCCGCTTATACCCGGCCGATGTAAATAGATTGGTAACAGCTCCGGTTTCCCCGCGGGCAACTTCTGCCGCCTTGTCAATGGCTGCTTTACTAAATCCCGATTCCATTATAATCTGTGCAGCTTTGTTAAGAATCAGGGGAGCGGAATTTATGGAGTTTATGACAAGAGATAGATTTATTTCCTTGCCATTACTTTTGACTGATGCACCGATACTGCCTATCGCAAAATCAAGCCCTATACGATGCTGTATCTTTATAAACGTTGTGCGAGCCTTTTGGGTTTCGCTGGGAATAACAATACTAGTCAGCATCTCACCTTTTTCAAGTACGGTATGGTGTCTGCCATCATCCTTGAAATAATCTTTAAGAGAAAGCCACCTTTCACTATTTTTCTTTTGAAGGCAGACTCTGGCATCAAGAGCTATCAGCATCGGTACCGTATCTGAGCTGTTAATCGCATGGCAGCGCTTTGAACCGCTTATGGCATGGCACACTTTTCCTCCTGTCCTGTAACAGACTTCTATCGCATGACGCCATTGCTTTGTCTGGTTATAGTACCAGCAGCGAGGTGCAAGACAAAGGTTTCCTCCTATGGTGGCCATATTTCTTATGTGCTTGGAACCAACAGAGTTTATAGCATGATGTAGGGAGGGAAATTTTGTTAATACAAGTGGGTGCCTGAGCAAATCCGACAGATTTGTACAGGCTCCTATCTGAAGATCTCCTTTATCATCTTCAGAAACAAAGTTAAGCTCTTCTACAGATCGGATGCTTAAGACCTTTTGAGGAGAAATCACACCCTGTTTAAGCCTGACCAGAAAGTCTGTTCCGCCTGACATAACGCGGGTCTCATGGCCTGATCCTTCCAATAACTCCAGGCATTCATGCAGTGAAGATGGTTTCAGATACTCAAACCTCGGAAGACGCATTTTTTACCTCCCTTTGGAAAAACATGTTATATCAGTAAAAAATCAGACGGATTCACTCGTTTAGTAATTTCAATTAGAATCTGATGCCATCTTTTTATTAGCTTTTAGAACTTCGGCAAATGATTCAATCCTGGTTTTGATTTGACCTGCACTATAGTTTCTGGTGTCATAGCCGTCCATTTCAACCAACAGTATTGGAAGCCCGGTTTTTTTCTCAAGATAATCTTTCCCCATAAATGTTGGACTGCAAAAGGGTCGGCATGATATGGGATGCATCATTATTATGCCGTCCACTTTTTGATCATTAGCTACCCATTCCCAATAGCGCAAAACACCTTCAGCAGAACTCATCTGCGGTTTTCTGAAGCAGAACTCAGCAAGGGCCTTCCAGTGATCATCGGGATAGCTTGAGGGTTGAGCCTCATACGGGTGTACATCGTCCACAAACATCCTCGGTATGGCGATCCCCAGTGATTCAATGGCCCGCATCGGTTTCTGATCCACAAGAACCCGCGTCTGGCAATAGACTCTGGGCGCTCCCTTGGGTACAACACCGATTCCGGCATTGATTCTCTTTTTTGTTTCCCTGATGAGCGTGTTAATACCCTTGATTACCTCCTTGGGATAACGGGTTCCTGCGCCCTGAATCAATTTGCCCAATCCCACATCCCCCTGGCTGATGGGTTGCGGATCAGCTTTGCTAACCATGTCAATTAACGTCTTATGCCCATAGGTTATCTGTGCTACTTCTCCCAATGCGGTCTTGTAGATTTCAGCAGTAATATCGAGCCCTGTTGCTTCTTTAACACGGGCGACTGAGGTCTTTATACTATTTGCGTTGTATTCAATGGCGCGCTCATCCATATTCGGCCAGCTTCCCCATTCCCAGTCATTGGTTCCATCCAGATAGGTTACATCATAACCGTATAACCTCCTACAGAGTTCTTCAACCTCAGCGCCCTGGTCACAACACCACCCACAATTCACTACAATGGTTGGTACAGGCAATATCTTTCTTTCATAAAAGGCGGTATAAGCCTGATATTCGGAACAGTGGGCTCTTCCTGCGGTCTGGCCGATAAGTTCTCCCAGATCAAGAAGCTCATCAAGAGTATCAAAGATGTTGCCGAGCGTCATCCACAAATACTGCTTTGCCACACTGCCGTATACATTGGTTCCTCGGGCCGCCACGATGATTGCCTGCGCCAAAGGACTCAAACCTGGCCAATTGTAATACACTCTCTTTTCGTATTCTTCACCCGACAATACGGCATCCATGAGCTCCATCATCAGGACTCTAAGCAGCATGCGTATACCTTCTAAAGAGCAATCAAAATTTGCCTGAACATTTTTTTCGGCCTTTGCAATCATTTCCTTTGTATCTGATCCGATGATTTTTAAGGTTTTTTCTATCCTGGATTTCTGTTCATTGATTTCTTCCTGGCTGAACCCGCATAGTTTAAATAAATTTGTATACATACTAAATCTCCTGATCTTGATATGATATTT
It encodes the following:
- a CDS encoding (2Fe-2S)-binding protein, which gives rise to MKSIITLNVNGEMHEIAVNPWRTLLDVLRDDLRLTGTKRACEQGACGVCTVIMDGKAILSCLTLAMDCEGHFISTIESLASSEGLHPLQQSFIDNGAVQCGFCTPGVIMSAKALLDENPNPDDTDIKEALAGTYCRCTGHIKTVEAVKKVAGSNREVK
- a CDS encoding FAD binding domain-containing protein, with the translated sequence MRLPRFEYLKPSSLHECLELLEGSGHETRVMSGGTDFLVRLKQGVISPQKVLSIRSVEELNFVSEDDKGDLQIGACTNLSDLLRHPLVLTKFPSLHHAINSVGSKHIRNMATIGGNLCLAPRCWYYNQTKQWRHAIEVCYRTGGKVCHAISGSKRCHAINSSDTVPMLIALDARVCLQKKNSERWLSLKDYFKDDGRHHTVLEKGEMLTSIVIPSETQKARTTFIKIQHRIGLDFAIGSIGASVKSNGKEINLSLVINSINSAPLILNKAAQIIMESGFSKAAIDKAAEVARGETGAVTNLFTSAGYKRHIVEVLVKQALSELKLMQGKGGTKH
- a CDS encoding 2-hydroxyacyl-CoA dehydratase family protein; translation: MYTNLFKLCGFSQEEINEQKSRIEKTLKIIGSDTKEMIAKAEKNVQANFDCSLEGIRMLLRVLMMELMDAVLSGEEYEKRVYYNWPGLSPLAQAIIVAARGTNVYGSVAKQYLWMTLGNIFDTLDELLDLGELIGQTAGRAHCSEYQAYTAFYERKILPVPTIVVNCGWCCDQGAEVEELCRRLYGYDVTYLDGTNDWEWGSWPNMDERAIEYNANSIKTSVARVKEATGLDITAEIYKTALGEVAQITYGHKTLIDMVSKADPQPISQGDVGLGKLIQGAGTRYPKEVIKGINTLIRETKKRINAGIGVVPKGAPRVYCQTRVLVDQKPMRAIESLGIAIPRMFVDDVHPYEAQPSSYPDDHWKALAEFCFRKPQMSSAEGVLRYWEWVANDQKVDGIIMMHPISCRPFCSPTFMGKDYLEKKTGLPILLVEMDGYDTRNYSAGQIKTRIESFAEVLKANKKMASDSN